The following proteins are encoded in a genomic region of Nymphalis io chromosome 8, ilAglIoxx1.1, whole genome shotgun sequence:
- the LOC126770156 gene encoding protein KIAA0100 isoform X4 → MNILLILCLIFFLIYSCVSWLLPALLAWLFKRKYHIKLKIGRIAVPKLILRDVSLSKDGYSIHIEEVSFKSSFFNSEINKLVSVVIKSVEVNNYAEEKRSAVVETILKPLLSKQNSNSRSDGLDDEASGYSTLKRDLSGLGQQKLLDFRNKKLPPSLIMFAQFMGVHIYNAIVTINSNLDNAWSVHASVSEVHADGAAGGPARALIFSANIVNARVMILKSSKSLAEASCSVLIEGTVKAEGPLNVEKIHTIVTNTTIMLQDELYVFLQNHKKRKHSRLPHFMEDHYDTLLPRLSPAIPKIFSLKIDATKIGCIDNITKTHFETTLQSLQVNSRFSAASVVVSASVAQVVGLPQVYVAVQMDQLKVQARSDTLVLINKLKLDAKLEKGVLNLYLIISTLNVTYNHSNAFEWYSAWQRLKKSKPLKMAESPSKPWDTESWWARVASSCAVQGCAELRGVALRALRSSAPAHVSSALAAGCSGLKVKLDQLLDTREEPYKWVVAQLVVGSRHWSAELLVDGGWAGSGGEPPPRRQHAWRSALLAVALVKWGTHGPRDSKIEAMMDCLRLEWSSEIADSVISFVDCLNDYRTTSTPKSPQQVVSDSSCSIAVNVALSHINLFLIIDEKMCLMTRIDAVTLEKTTAKAGALVSGLKMVEMVPYQGNVLCQRSDEIPTTFFHVRLARIEHVPSKERHSVLLDFQFIENVDFEWSANLHLKILTFVRAVRKFRDELKLKRERDSDISESKQKSSRAIDWRVSFKNQTHFGIILSQNNNMLFATDDMTIAYDHEKGLSILWSQLKMVLNGDEIISVEGYSMERATDDPEIRVERKANEGFVLMWNKVWAVNVGLVRVIFPYKHRFAEAVQGEFVSLFKWIKLIHGIKKKPFTEESPLPSDLHIKIDEIIIEMSDDPFEVRLRDNYELLEDEYKESQKRRTMLDAKVQELCKPHLFLPAGKVEELYAALRHKDAQIYVQRTRAAPPPRTRLVACCVSALSLLALADRSVHGARRAAARLRHLDADSPWPEDGIEFTTLWCRAVNVSCAQWQLRLRDFPQPLLSLSELRLWGTLMAAEEQPPPRAVRTVVIDQGEPWGKFELERSMMPLKWYYDLCCEMTEFSYAFGPCWEPVIAHCNLAFDQVSRPSLDPSAPLTWWDKVRLLFHGRLTVNCTKFTCLLHVSLDPYNTTEEMEVTWSDLVLDWTNGKLGFLGELKVFVRTASKYDDCRVLRVPALRLAVKLGWQCVGEPRDHHAVAPCAPTRLPEYSSNQEHDSYRAFRSQGLDLHLSMDTKPIEGDGPVLLLYGSTLRWFESLKLILSGTTRPTRRGRVFNNLRPRKPQLSRHYRNVSVSLTLHNLQVFYWSSSSMQRGIEMRGARVTCGARHRLALVAGSDALLRRARAVWATLYMNCDLNDAEIWLKTPAQPAHAADERDDENSSLLNPPAMEKCYCLSVRRVSYGREAGGAGSTPAPTHRLAVHDLRGAWTKLNRDLAFALIDTYIKTQQLKKNLSTKALKEEEKPTTSPKNQRETDVVSPPPAATQGGGGGANMLAALVAEAGEAGGEAPVVFSDELAGAEADAPPAHPSHLHLKHVLDDDNSHTACLIELVNSQVVLKGCETRGYVILCAARAEVRQRVRRAPAAAAWSGALSAMQYYATVCAADRDQLDENIQWVSVEEIEERWQGTEISTLPDVPRLVGSGHSAGGVIGRTVGPSADAGLAQLQRIVSRCACEFHYVSHEESEEGGGGAAGYGAPEPYDSFTLMHHDLDVCTNSMQYAMLLDVVNNVVLHVEPERRRTLERRARMRFQLQLHRDTDPRHLIHKLQTQVRESLARLRRLEKEYYLKNRSINGNDPVALAELKALDDQVNECKECAWSLGSELDAMVLAWREARRSAAAPAPRAPHARPHRYNEICFKSARWRLTDADGQLGIADLLLTNFLYTKTSRSDDSVEHQLEVGYVRVTNLLPNEPFPEV, encoded by the exons atgaatatattactaatactatgtctaatttttttcttaatatattcttGTGTATCATG GTTACTACCAGCTTTATTAGCATGGCTTTTCAAacgaaaatatcatataaaactgAAGATTGGAAGGATAGCTGTAcctaaattaatattacgaGATGTAAGCTTATCGAAAGATGGGTACTCTATT CACATTGAAGAAGTATCTTTTAAAAGTAGCTTTTTCAATTCAGAGATCAATAAGTTAGTTTCTGTAGTAATCAAGTCTGTAGAAGTAAATAATTATGCAGAAGAAAAGAGAAGTGCAGTTGtcgaaactattttaaaacccCTCCTATCTAAGCAGAATTCAAACTCTAGGTCCGATGGACTTGACGATGAAGCAAGTGGTTACAGTACCCTGAAAAGAGACCTCAGTGGTCTAGGACAGCAAAAGTTACtagattttagaaataaaaaactgcCTCCTAGCCTTATTATGTTTGCTCAG TTTATGGGAGTCCACATCTATAACGCTATAGtaacaataaatagtaatttagaTAATGCATGGAGTGTGCATGCATCGGTGTCAGAAGTACACGCTGATGGCGCGGCCGGCGGTCCTGCGCGTGCACTGATATTTTCGGCTAACATTGTAAATGCTAGAGTGATGATTTTGAAAAGCAGCAAAAGCTTAGCAGAGGCATCATGCAGTGTGTTAATTGAAGGGACAGTGAAGGCGGAAGGTCCCTTAAATGTAgaa AAAATTCACACAATTGTTACTAATACAACAATAATGCTCCAAGATGAATTGTATGTTTTTctacaaaatcataaaaaaaggaaacatTCAAGGTTACCACATTTCATGGAAGACCATTATGACACCCTTTTACCAAGACTGTCGCCCGCTATTCCAAAG ATATTTAGTCTCAAAATCGATGCGACTAAAATAGGCTGTATTGACAACATAACGAAGACACATTTTGAAACGACATTGCAAAGCTTACAa GTTAATTCTAGATTCAGTGCTGCCTCTGTGGTAGTGAGCGCATCCGTAGCACAGGTGGTGGGTCTGCCACAGGTGTACGTGGCAGTGCAGATGGACCAGTTGAAGGTGCAGGCTCGGTCCGACACCCTAGTACTCATCAACAAGCTCAAACTAGACGCCAAG TTGGAGAAAGGTGTTCTTAACCTATATCTCATTATCAGCACCCTCAACGTTACCTACAACCATAGCAATGCGTTCGAATGGTACAGTGCGTGGCAGCGTCTTAAGAAATCGAAACCGTTAAAAATGGCCGAATCTCCATCAAAAC CGTGGGACACAGAGTCGTGGTGGGCGCGCGTGGCCAGCAGCTGCGCCGTGCAGGGCTGTGCGGAGCTGCGTGGTGTGGCGCTGCGAGCGCTGCGCTCCTCCGCGCCCGCGCACGTCAGCAGCGCGCTGGCAGCCGGCTGCAGCGGCTTGAAGGTCAAATTGGACCAGCTGTTGGATACTCGAG AGGAGCCCTACAAGTGGGTGGTTGCGCAGTTGGTGGTGGGGTCGCGCCACTGGAGCGCGGAGCTGCTGGTGGATGGCGGCTGGGCAGGCTCAGGTGGGGAGCCGCCCCCGCGCCGGCAGCACGCGTGGCGCTCGGCGCTGCTGGCCGTGGCGCTCGTCAAGTGGGGCACGCACGGCCCGAGGGACTCCAAG attgaaGCCATGATGGACTGTCTTCGGCTCGAATGGAGTTCCGAAATTGCAGATTCGGTGATATCGTTCGTAGATTGCCTAAACGACTACCGAACAACTTCGACGCCAAAATCACCTCAGCAAGTAGTCTCCGATTCCTCCTGTAGCATAGCAGTCAACGTAGCCCTGTCCCATATCAATTTGTTCCTAATAATCGATGAAAAAATGTGTCTGATGACGAGAATTGACGCTGTGACCTTGGAGAAAACAACCGCAAAGGCGGGGGCGCTCGTGTCCGGGCTGAAGATGGTCGAGATGGTCCCCTACCAAG GGAATGTTCTGTGTCAGAGATCAGATGAAATACCGACGACATTTTTCCACGTGCGGCTGGCCAGAATAGAGCACGTACCTTCGAAAGAGCGACACTCTGTATTGCTGGATTTTCAATTCATAGAAAATGTTGACTTCGAATGGAGTGCTAACTTGCACCTCAAAATCCTTACCTTCGTTAGAGCTGTCAGAAAATTCAGGGACGAGCTAAAATTGAAGAGAGAAAGGGACAGCGATATATCGGAATCAAAACAGAAGAGCAGTAGAGCGATAGATTGGAGAGTGTCGTTTAAGAATCAAACACATTTTGGTATCATTTTATCACAGAACAATAATATGCTTTTTGCAACAG ATGACATGACAATTGCCTACGACCACGAAAAAGGTTTATCAATATTATGGAGCCAGTTGAAGATGGTGTTGAATGGTGATGAAATAATCTCGGTCGAAGGGTACTCCATGGAGAGGGCCACTGATGATCCCGAAATAAGGGTCGAGAGGAAAGCGAATGAGGGATTTGTTCTAATGTGGAATAAGGTTTG GGCTGTAAACGTTGGCTTAGTCCGAGTAATATTTCCATATAAACATCGCTTCGCGGAAGCTGTGCAAGGGGAGTTCGTGTCGCTTTTCAAATGGATCAAATTAATacatggaattaaaaaaaagccgtTCACAGAGGAGAGTCCATTGCCCAGCGACTTACATATTAAG ATCGACGagataataattgaaatgaGCGACGATCCATTCGAAGTCAGGCTGAGAGATAATTACGAGCTACTGGAGGACGAATACAAAGAGAGCCAGAAACGACGGACGATGCTCGACGCGAAG GTGCAGGAGCTGTGCAAGCCGCACCTGTTCCTGCCGGCCGGCAAGGTGGAGGAGCTGTACGCGGCGCTGCGCCACAAGGACGCGCAGATCTACGTGCAGCGcacgcgcgccgcgccgccgccgcgcacgCGCCTCGTGGCGTGCTGCGTCAGCGCGCTGTCGCTGCTGGCGCTGGCCGACCGCAGCGTGCAcggcgcgcgccgcgccgccgcgcgcCTGCGCCACCTCGACGCCGACTC GCCGTGGCCCGAGGACGGCATCGAGTTCACGACGCTGTGGTGCCGCGCCGTGAACGTGAGCTGCGCGCAGTGGCAGCTCCGCCTGCGCGACTTCCCGCAGCCGCTGCTCAGCCTCAGCGAGCTACGTCTCTGGGGGACGCTGATGGCTGCAGAGGAGCAGCCGCCTCCTCGAG CGGTTAGGACTGTGGTTATTGACCAGGGCGAGCCTTGGGGTAAGTTCGAATTAGAGCGAAGCATGATGCCTCTGAAATGGTACTACGACCTCTGCTGCGAGATGACGGAGTTCAGCTATGCCTTTGGACCGTGTTGGGAACCTGTAATAGCGCACTGTAATCTTG CATTTGATCAAGTATCCCGACCGTCGTTAGACCCATCAGCCCCCTTGACGTGGTGGGATAAGGTACGGCTGCTGTTCCACGGGCGATTAACGGTCAATTGCACCAAGTTCACGTGTCTGCTGCACGTGTCTCTCGATCCTTACAATACGACCGAGGAGATGGAAGTGACTTGGAGCGATTTGGTTCTAGACTGGACGAACG GCAAGCTCGGCTTCCTCGGCGAGCTGAAGGTGTTCGTGCGCACGGCCAGCAAGTACGACGACTGCCGCGTGCTGCGCGTGCCGGCGCTGCGGCTGGCCGTCAAGCTGGGCTGGCAGTGCGTGGGCGAGCCGCGCGACCACCACGCCGTGGCGCCCTGCGCGCCCACGCGCCTGCCCGAGTACTCCAGCAACCAG GAGCACGACTCGTACCGGGCGTTTCGCTCTCAGGGGCTCGACTTGCATTTGAGTATGGACACCAAACCTATCGAGGGAGACGGACCCGTGCTTCTGCTATATGGAAGTACGCTGAG ATGGTTCGAGAGTCTCAAACTGATCCTGTCGGGCACGACGCGACCCACCCGACGCGGTCGCGTGTTCAACAACCTGCGACCGCGCAAGCCGCAACTATCGCGACATTACCGGAACGTCAGCGTCTCTCTCACGCTCCATAACCTACAG GTGTTCTACTGGTCGTCGTCGTCCATGCAGCGCGGCATCGAGATGCGCGGCGCGCGCGTGACGTGCGGCGCGCGGCACCGCCTGGCGCTGGTGGCGGGCTCGGACGCGCTGctgcgccgcgcgcgcgccgtGTGGGCCACGCTCTACATGAACTGCGACCTCAACGACGCCGAGATCTGGCTCAAGACGCCGGCGCAGCCCGCGCACGCCGCCGACGAGCGCGACGACGAG AACTCGTCGTTGCTGAACCCGCCGGCCATGGAGAAGTGCTACTGTCTGTCGGTGCGTCGGGTGTCCTACGGCCGCGAGGCCGGCGGGGCGGGCTCCACGCCGGCGCCGACGCACCGGCTGGCCGTGCACGATCTGCGCGGAGCCTGGACTAAGCTCAACCGCGACCTCGCCTTTGCCCTCATTGATACTTATATCAAAACGCAG caACTTAAAAAGAATCTTTCAACCAAAGCTTTAAAAGAGGAAGAGAAACCTACGACTTCACCAAAGAATCAACGAGAAACTGATGTAGTTTCTCCTCCTCCAGCAGCAACACAA ggcggcggcggcggcgccaaCATGCTGGCGGCGCTGGTGGCGGAGGCGGGCGAGGCGGGCGGGGAGGCGCCCGTCGTGTTCAGCGACGAGCTGGCGGGCGCGGAGGCCGACGCGCCGCCCGCGCACCCCTCGCACCTGCACCTCAAGCACGTGCTCGACGACGACAACTCGCACACCGCCTGCCTCA TCGAGCTGGTGAACTCGCAAGTGGTGCTGAAGGGCTGCGAGACGCGAGGGTACGTGATCCTGTGCGCCGCGCGCGCCGAGGTGCGCCAGCGAGTGCGCCGagcgcccgccgccgccgcctgGAGCGGGGCCCTCTCCGCCATGCAGTACTACGCCACCGTGTGCGCCGCCGACCGCGACCAGCTCGATG agaaTATTCAATGGGTATCAGTCGAGGAAATCGAGGAGCGCTGGCAGGGCACCGAGATCAGCACGTTACCCGATGTGCCCCGCCTGGTGGGCAGCGGACACTCCGCGGGCGGAGTCATCGGTCGGACTGTCGGGCCGTCGGCGGATGCGGGACTCGCTCAA CTCCAACGCATCGTGTCGCGCTGCGCGTGCGAGTTCCACTACGTGTCGCACGAGGAGAGCGAGgagggcggcggcggcgcggcgggctaCGGCGCGCCCGAGCCCTACGACTCCTTCACCCTCATGCACCACGACCTCGACGTCTGCACCAACTCCATGCAG TACGCGATGCTGCTGGACGTGGTGAACAACGTGGTGCTGCACGTGGAGCCCGAGCGGCGCCGCACGCTGGAGCGGCGCGCGCGCATGCGCTTCCAGCTGCAGCTGCACCGCGACACCGACCCGCGACACCTCATACACAAGCTGCAGACACAA GTGCGGGAGTCGCTGGCGAGGCTGAGGCGGTTGGAGAAGGAGTACTATCTCAAGAATCGGTCCATCAACGGGAACGACCCGGTCGCCCTCGCTGAACTCAAAGCTCTAGACGATCAG GTGAACGAGTGCAAGGAGTGCGCGTGGTCGCTGGGCTCGGAGCTGGACGCCATGGTGCTGGCGTGGCGCGAGGCGCGCCGCTCGGCCGCCGCGccggcgccgcgcgcgccgcacgCGCGCCCGCACCGCTACAACGAGATCTGCTTCAAGTCGGCGCGCTGGCGCCTCACCGACGCCGACGGACAGCTCGGCATCGCCGACCTGCTGCTCACCAACTTCCT ATACACAAAGACGTCACGATCGGACGACTCGGTGGAGCATCAACTCGAGGTGGGCTACGTGAGAGTCACCAACTTGCTGCCCAACGAACCCTTCCCCGAA GTTTGA